ATCGCCATTTCCCAGCATATGCCGCCGGTCTTTACCCGCGCCTTCGCCGAGCGTTTAAACAAATTCTGCGCTCTGGAGGTCAAGGAGGCGCAAACCGGAGATCTGATGCTTCCCGGGCGAGTTCTGATCGCGCCTGGGGGGAAGAATCTCACTTTTCAGGTTCGCGCCGGCAACGTCGTCGCCTTAGTCGAGGATCCGCCCCCGAATCAGCGCTACACCCCTTCGGTCGATGTCATGTTCAAATCCGCCAGCGATGTTTTCGGTGCGAACCTGTTGGGTGTTGTTCTCACGGGGATGGGTAATGACGGTGCCCGTGGGGTGGAGCGGATCAAGGAGCACGGCGGCCAGGTGCTGGCCGAAAGCGAAGAGAGCAGCATTGTCTTCGGCATGCCCAAAGAAGCGATCGCGACCGGCAAGGTAGACAAGGTTCTCCCCCTTTCCCTGATGGCCGGTGAAGTTTTGCGCCGTTGTGGATTTTAACCCCATCGACCATATCCTCCCAGGAGCGGTTTATATGTCGGAATTCAGCGAGGAAAGCAGTTCGGCCAAGCGGGCTGAGGAATTTCTTCAGGTTTTTAAGAAGGGCGCCGAATTTACCCAGTCCCTTTTGAAAGAAAACGAGCGTCTGCGTTATCAGATTCTCAAACTCAAGGAACCGGCGGCGCAGGATATGCCTTCTCCGGCCCAGTTGGAGGAACTCCAACGGCTGCGGCAACAGGTTGCTGAACTGGAACGGGAGAAGCAGGAGATTCTCGACCGGATTAAGGCCGTTGAGGAGGAGAATCACGACTTCGCCAATCGCTATGTCGTGGTCGAATCGGAAAACAACATGCTGGCGAATCTTTACATCGCCTCCTACCAGCTGCATTCGACCCTCGACTTCAAGGAAGTTTTGCAGATCATCTCCGAGATCGTCATCAACCTGATCGGTGCCGAAGTCTTCGCCGTGCTGTTGTTGGATGAGAAAACCGGCAAACTCGAACTCGCTGGTCACGAAGGGATTGATGTTTCGGCTCTACCCCCCATCGACCTGGGCGCGGGCGTGATTGGCCGGGCGGGGCAAACCGGCGAAAATCATTTTGTCGAGGATATCGAGGCGTATGAGCTTGATTATTCCCAGCCCATGGCCTGCATCCCCTTGAAAATCAAGGAGCATGTCATCGGGGTCATTGTCATCTACCGTCTGCTCGAACAGAAGCGTCGGTTCGCTGATGTCGATTATGAGCTTTTTACCCTGCTGGCCGGTCATGCGGCGACCGCTATTTTTTCCTCCCGGCTCTATTCTGAGTCGGAAAGGAAACTTTCGACGATCCAAGGTTTTATCAACCTGCTGACGAAATAGGGTAGGGGAGGGAAGATTCTGTGGAAACCAAGCGTGTTCTTATCGTGGATGATTCACCCACCATGCGACAGTTGCTGGCCTTTGCCCTCAAGCGTCTGCCGGGGGTGGTGATTTCCGAAGCAGCGAATGGGGTCGACGGCCTCAAGAAAATCACCGGCGAACGGTTCGATTTGATTTTTACCGACATCAACATGCCGGTCATGGATGGACTCAAACTGGTCAGCCTGGTACGTAAAGACGCGGCACTGAACAACATTCCGATCGTGGTGATCTCTACCGAAGGGGCTGAGGAGGACCGTAATCGGGCCTTCGCCTTGGGCGCCAACGATTATATTACCAAGCCGGTCCAGTCCCCCCAGGTCCAGGAAGTGGCCCGTCGGCTGCTGGTACTCAAGTAGGTCTTCCGTGGACAACCTGCGATTCCTTGCAGCGCGGGGTTGACAATTCCTATATGGTTTATGTTAAATAGTCCATTCCGTAAACCACGATGATTTCATTGTTCCTAAATTTCAGGAGGCAGTTTTGGCTAAAGAAGAAGCGATTGAAGTTGAAGGGGAGGTCATCGAGCCCCTTCCCAATGCCATGTTCCGGGTCAAACTGGATAACGGGCATGTTGTGCTCGCGCACATTTCCGGCAAGATGCGCAAATTTTATATCCGCATCTTGCCCGGCGACCGGGTAACGATCGAACTTTCCCCCTATGACCTGACCCGCGGTCGTATCACCTATCGGGAAAAATAGAGATTCGGCAACGAGCGCAAGCCGTTGTCACACAATCCATGTAAAGGGCCGACATCCTTGTGATGTTTTTTCTGGCCTTATGACAGAATACCGGCGTTTGCCGGTATTCATGTTTAAGAAACCGATGGCCCATGCGGGCCGTGGAGGATATATGCAAGAACGTTACAATGCCGCCACCATCGAAGAGAAATGGCAGAACCGCTGGGATGCCGATGAGACCTTTAAGGTTACCGAGGACCCCGCCCGGGAAAAGTTCTATCTGCTGGAAATGTTCCCCTATCCCTCGGGTCGTATCCATATGGGACATGTGCGCAACTACTCCATCGGTGACGTGGTCGCCCGCTTCAAACGGCTTCAGGGCTTTAACGTTCTGCATCCCATGGGCTGGGACGCCTTCGGCATGCCGGCGGAAAATGCCGCGATTAATCATGGCATTCATCCTGCTAAATGGACCTTCGAGAATATCGCCAGTATGAAGATCCAACTGAAAAAGATGGGGCTCTCCTATGACTGGGACCGGGAGCTGGCGACCTGCGATCCTGCCTATTACCGCTGGGAACAATTGGTCTTTTTGCGGATGCTGGAGAAGGGGCTGGCCTATAAGAAGAGTTCTTCAGTGAACTGGTGCCCCTCCTGCCAGACGGTACTGGCCAACGAGCAGGTGGAGGATGGCTGCTGCTGGCGTTGCGACAGCGAGGTGGTCGCCAAGGAACTGGAACAGTGGTTCTTCCGTATCACCAATTACGCCCAGGAGCTGCTTGACGAAACCTACAATCTTCCCGGCTGGCCCGAGCCGGTGCTGATCATGCAACGTAACTGGATCGGCCGCAGTATCGGTTGCGAGATCGATTTCCCCATCGACGGGCGCGAGCAGTCGATTCGTGTCTTCACTACCCGTCAGGACACCCTTTTCGGCGCCACCTTCATGAGCCTGGCGCCGGAACATCCCCTGGCGCTGGAACTGACCACCGCCGATCAGCGTCCACTCGTCGAGGCTTTCATCGCCAAAGTCAAAAAACAGGACAAACTCAAGCGCACCAGCGACGATCAGGAAAAAGAAGGGGTCTTTACCGGCAGCTACTGCCTGAACCCGGTAACAGGGAGCAAGATGCCGATCTTTTTGGCCAATTTTGTTCTGATGGAATACGGCACTGGCGCCGTTATGGCGGTGCCGACCCACGATCAGCGGGATTTCGAATTCGCGCGCAAATACCGGTTGCCGCAGGTAGTTGTCATCCAACCGGAAGGCGAGACCCTCGATCCCGAAACGATGGAGGCCGCCTGGACCGGACCGGGGATCATGGTCAACTCGGCGGAATCCAATGGTCTCGCCAACGAGGAGGCCAAGGAGAAGATCGCCGAGTCTCTGACGCAGCGGGGGATCGGTCAAAAGACGGTCAATTACCGCCTGCGCGACTGGGGGGTTTCCCGGCAGAGATATTGGGGGACACCGATCCCGGTGATCTACTGCGATCACTGCGGCATGGTCCCGGTCCCGGAAAAGGATCTGCCCGTGGTGCTGCCGACCGACGTTGCTTTCACTGGTGAAGGGGGCAGCCCCTTGGCTCAATCCGAAGCCTTCGTCAAAACCCCTTGCCCTGTTTGCGGCAAAGTGGCCCGGCGGGAAACGGACACCTTCGACACCTTTGTGGAAAGTTCCTGGTATTTTGCCCGCTATGCCTGCCCGAAGCACGACGGGGGGCCGCTCGACGCCAATGCCGTCAACTATTGGTTGCCCGTCGACCAATATATCGGCGGTGTCGAGCATGCGGTCATGCATCTGCTCTATGCTCGCTTCTTCACGAAAGTGCTGCGCGACCTCGGCTTGATGAAAGTCGGCGAGCCTTTCACCAATCTGCTGACCCAGGGGATGGTCTGTATGGAGACCCGCTCCTGTCCCGAGCACGGCTGGCTCTATCCCGAGGAAGTGGTCGACGGACGCTGCTCCCGCTGTCAGGCCGAAACGGTGCTGGGTCGCAACGAGAAGATGAGCAAATCGAAGAAAAACGTTATCGACCCCGATCATCTCATCACCCGCTACGGTGCCGACACCGCCCGGCTCTTTTCCCTGTTCGCCGCCCCGCCGGAAAAGGATCTGGAATGGAATGAGCAGGGGGTCGAAGGCTGCTTCCGCTTTATCGGCCGGGTCTGGCGCCTGATCTACGAAAATCTGGGATTGATTCAAGGGGTCGACCTGCCGACCACGGCCGAAGGCCCGGCCCGCGACCTGCGCCGGGTCACCCATCGAACGATCAAAAAGGTCACCGAGGATATCGACGGGCGTTTCCATTTCAATACCGCCATCGCCGCCGTCATGGAGCTGGTCAACGCCATTTCCGCCTTTGAGGGCAAGGCCGAGGCGCCGGCGGTGCTGCGTGAAGCCCTGGAAACAACAGTCCGACTCCTCACCCCCTTTGTTCCCCATGTCGCCGAGGAGCTGTGGAGCTGTCTCGGCCATGGTGAGGGGATCGAAAGCCAAGGCTGGCCAAAGTGGGATGAAAACGCCCTGATCGAAGATGAGATTTCGATTGTGGTGCAGGTCAACGGCAAGGTCCGCGGTAAGGTCACTGTCCCGGCCGATGCCGCCGAGGACACGATCCGTCAGGCCGCCCTGAGCGAGGCGAATGTTGCTCGCTTCATCGCCGAACTGACGGTACGCAAGGTCATTCTCGTTCCCGGCCGTTTGGTCAATATCGTGGTGTCCTGATGAAACGTCTTGGTGCCTTTCTGTTGCTGTTGATCCTGCTGGCGGGCTGCGGCTACACCCCGCGGGGCCTCAGCCCGGGGATCGGTGTGAGTACGCTCTATATCCAGCCGCTGGGGAATCGTACGGCGGAGCCTTTTCTCGATAGCATGCTGACCAACGACCTGATTATGTGGTTCAGTCGTGATCAGCAATTACGCTTGGTCGCCAGCGCCAAGGAGGCAGAAGCCGTGCTCAGTGGCGATGTCGCTTCTTACAGCCGGACCTCGGTAGCCTACAACCGGCGGGACAAAATTCAGGAATACCGCTCCGAAATGCTCGTCAACGCCAACCTGCGCCGGGTTACCGACGGCAAGATTCTGTGGAAGGACAGTGTCTTCTGGACCGAGGAGTCGCTCAACAGCGCCGACCGCGCCCGCCAGGACGACTTTGAAACCGAGGCCATGCAGAAAATCAGCCAGCGGCTGGCCGAGCAGATCTATCAGCGGATCCAGGAAAATTTCTAAAGGGTATGAATTCCGCTGAGCTTTTTCGGGCACTGGAAAAAAGGGAAGTCCCCAACCTGCTTTTTCTCTACGGCGAGGAAGGGTTTCTCATCGAGAAATGCTGGCGCGCCATTCTCGACATCCTCTTGCCGCCGGCGGATCGGGATTTCAACTTTGATCTGTTCTCGGCCCGGGAGGCCCGGGCTGCAGATATCCTTGATCAAGCCCGAACCTTTCCGATTTTCGCCGCACATCGTCTGATCCTGGTCAAGGATGCCCAGCATTTTTCCGCTGAAGCACTCGAAGCCTTTCTTCCGTACCTGCGGGAGCCCGTTCCGGAAACCGTACTGGTACTGGTCGCCGATAAAATCGACGGTCGTCGTAAATTTTTCCAGGACTTCAAAAAATTCGGGGAGTTGGTGGAGTTCAAGAAGCTCTACGACAACCAGATCCCCGGCTTTATCCGCGAACAGGCGCGTTCGGCCAGGTATTCTCTGACCGAGGAAGCCTTGGCGCTCTTCTGCCGCCGGGTGGGAAACGATCTGCAGGAAATCCAGGGGGAGTTGACCAAGCTTTTTTCCTACCTGGGGGAACGCAAGCTGGCCGATGTCGATGATGTTCGGGCGATTGTTTCCGATACCCGTATCGACAGCGTCTTTGCTCTGAACGATGCCTTGGGCGGTCGGCGCCACGGAGAGGCGCAGCATCTGTTGGGGCGGATTCTCGACGATGGTTCGCCCCCGCTCATGGTGCTGACTATGATCGTCCGGCACTTTCGCCAATTATGGAAATGTCGTGAGTCGCAAGAGCAGGGGATCGGGGAGCGAGACTTGCCCAAGGTGCTGGGGATTGCACCATTTTTCATAAAGGGATTGATTGAGCAATCCCGGAGCTTTTCGTCATCCCGCTATCGGGAGCTGTTCGATTTTTTCCTGGAAACGGATCTCGCGCTAAAATCCAGCGGCGCCCATCCAAACGCGCTCTTGGGCACCTTGGTGACAGAAATCACCCGGAACGGCGGACAATAAAAAAGGAGGCTTGAAAGCCTCCTTTTTTTAACAGCGAATGGTGAATGACCCTAGAGGGCATTGACAAGTTTGGCCAGGCGGGAAATCTTGCGGCTGGCGGTCGCTTTGTGGATGATCCCTTTGCCGGCGGCCTTGTCGATATAGGGCATGGCTTTTTCCATGGCGAGCTTGGCGGCTTCGGCATCGCCGGCGGCGACGGCTTCGCGAACCTGCTTGACGTAGGTGCGCATAGTCGAACGGATGTGGGTGTTGCGCGCATTACGAACTGTGTTCTGCTTATTTCTCTTCAGTGCGGATTTGTGGTTGGCCAAGGTTTTATCCTCCGGTGGGTGTGATTAATTTTTACATGACGGCAGCTTTATAACATCACATTAGTCCGCCGTCAAGTTAAAAACTCTCCAATATGTAAAGAATAGTTCTTTAACATCAGCACCTTAACATGTTAATCAACTGAATTAAGATAAAATAATACAAATTTTACTTAGTTATAAATCTCTTTGGCGGATAGCGGGGATATTTTCCCCGTGGGTTTCCCCCTTGGAGTTGGTTGACTTGACTTCGGAGGCCGCATGTCGGAAAGAAAAAACATCACCCGTGCCGCAGGGGTTTTAGGGCTGGCTACCGGTTTGAGCCGTATCGCCGGCCTGGTGCGGGATATGGTAGTCGCGGCGCTTTTCGGGGCCGGATTCGGGACGGATGCCTTTTTCGTCGCCTTTACCATCCCCAACCTGCTCCGCCGGTTTTTCGCCGAAGGCTCACTGACCGCCGCCTTTGTACCCACCTTTT
This genomic stretch from Desulfuromonas acetexigens harbors:
- the lptE gene encoding LptE family protein; translation: MKRLGAFLLLLILLAGCGYTPRGLSPGIGVSTLYIQPLGNRTAEPFLDSMLTNDLIMWFSRDQQLRLVASAKEAEAVLSGDVASYSRTSVAYNRRDKIQEYRSEMLVNANLRRVTDGKILWKDSVFWTEESLNSADRARQDDFETEAMQKISQRLAEQIYQRIQENF
- the leuS gene encoding leucine--tRNA ligase yields the protein MQERYNAATIEEKWQNRWDADETFKVTEDPAREKFYLLEMFPYPSGRIHMGHVRNYSIGDVVARFKRLQGFNVLHPMGWDAFGMPAENAAINHGIHPAKWTFENIASMKIQLKKMGLSYDWDRELATCDPAYYRWEQLVFLRMLEKGLAYKKSSSVNWCPSCQTVLANEQVEDGCCWRCDSEVVAKELEQWFFRITNYAQELLDETYNLPGWPEPVLIMQRNWIGRSIGCEIDFPIDGREQSIRVFTTRQDTLFGATFMSLAPEHPLALELTTADQRPLVEAFIAKVKKQDKLKRTSDDQEKEGVFTGSYCLNPVTGSKMPIFLANFVLMEYGTGAVMAVPTHDQRDFEFARKYRLPQVVVIQPEGETLDPETMEAAWTGPGIMVNSAESNGLANEEAKEKIAESLTQRGIGQKTVNYRLRDWGVSRQRYWGTPIPVIYCDHCGMVPVPEKDLPVVLPTDVAFTGEGGSPLAQSEAFVKTPCPVCGKVARRETDTFDTFVESSWYFARYACPKHDGGPLDANAVNYWLPVDQYIGGVEHAVMHLLYARFFTKVLRDLGLMKVGEPFTNLLTQGMVCMETRSCPEHGWLYPEEVVDGRCSRCQAETVLGRNEKMSKSKKNVIDPDHLITRYGADTARLFSLFAAPPEKDLEWNEQGVEGCFRFIGRVWRLIYENLGLIQGVDLPTTAEGPARDLRRVTHRTIKKVTEDIDGRFHFNTAIAAVMELVNAISAFEGKAEAPAVLREALETTVRLLTPFVPHVAEELWSCLGHGEGIESQGWPKWDENALIEDEISIVVQVNGKVRGKVTVPADAAEDTIRQAALSEANVARFIAELTVRKVILVPGRLVNIVVS
- a CDS encoding response regulator → METKRVLIVDDSPTMRQLLAFALKRLPGVVISEAANGVDGLKKITGERFDLIFTDINMPVMDGLKLVSLVRKDAALNNIPIVVISTEGAEEDRNRAFALGANDYITKPVQSPQVQEVARRLLVLK
- the rpsT gene encoding 30S ribosomal protein S20: MANHKSALKRNKQNTVRNARNTHIRSTMRTYVKQVREAVAAGDAEAAKLAMEKAMPYIDKAAGKGIIHKATASRKISRLAKLVNAL
- the infA gene encoding translation initiation factor IF-1; amino-acid sequence: MAKEEAIEVEGEVIEPLPNAMFRVKLDNGHVVLAHISGKMRKFYIRILPGDRVTIELSPYDLTRGRITYREK
- a CDS encoding GAF domain-containing protein codes for the protein MSEFSEESSSAKRAEEFLQVFKKGAEFTQSLLKENERLRYQILKLKEPAAQDMPSPAQLEELQRLRQQVAELEREKQEILDRIKAVEEENHDFANRYVVVESENNMLANLYIASYQLHSTLDFKEVLQIISEIVINLIGAEVFAVLLLDEKTGKLELAGHEGIDVSALPPIDLGAGVIGRAGQTGENHFVEDIEAYELDYSQPMACIPLKIKEHVIGVIVIYRLLEQKRRFADVDYELFTLLAGHAATAIFSSRLYSESERKLSTIQGFINLLTK
- the holA gene encoding DNA polymerase III subunit delta, with product MNSAELFRALEKREVPNLLFLYGEEGFLIEKCWRAILDILLPPADRDFNFDLFSAREARAADILDQARTFPIFAAHRLILVKDAQHFSAEALEAFLPYLREPVPETVLVLVADKIDGRRKFFQDFKKFGELVEFKKLYDNQIPGFIREQARSARYSLTEEALALFCRRVGNDLQEIQGELTKLFSYLGERKLADVDDVRAIVSDTRIDSVFALNDALGGRRHGEAQHLLGRILDDGSPPLMVLTMIVRHFRQLWKCRESQEQGIGERDLPKVLGIAPFFIKGLIEQSRSFSSSRYRELFDFFLETDLALKSSGAHPNALLGTLVTEITRNGGQ